Within Halococcus salifodinae DSM 8989, the genomic segment GAACTCGTCGAACTCGTTCGCGGGGAAATACCGTCGGTAGTCGCCGTCGCGTCGGCTCTCGATCGTCGTCTCCTCGCGGAGCCGGCGGAGGTGGTGTTGGGTCTCGCCGGTACCGAGATCGAGGTCGTCACGGAGCTTCGAGAAGTGTGCGCCGGGCGTCGCGGCGAGGTAGCCCGCAATACCGCTCCGGGCGTCGTTGTCGTTGTCGCTTGCGAGGTGTGTAAACGGGCCGACCGCTCCGAGCGCGGCGAAGCGCCGGAGCGTGGACCGCTTCTGTTCGTCGACCTCGCGCTCGGCCATTGTGACTCCTTGGGGGTACCTCCCTAAAAACCCCTTCGACCGTGCGTGCTACCGTCTCGACCGCCAAAACGACTCTGATCAGTTGGGTTCCGACTCGACCTCGCTCTCCTCGGTGCTGCCCGTTTCGGTCCCTTCAGGGCGTTCGGTGCCACCGGTGTCGCTCGTCGTACCGCTGGGTTCGTCCATCTCCGCGATGACCTGATCGGGGTCCTGGATGTCGCCGGTCGCCTCCCCGGTTTTGATCGCTTCGGCCTCTTGTTCCATCGCCTCGATGTCGAGTTCGGCGTCCTCGTCGATGTTGCCGATGATCTCGTCGATGTCGTCGAGCCCGATCAGCTCGCGGGTCTCCTCGTCGAAGTCGAGGCTGTCGAGGTCCTGGCCGTCCTCGCGGACGTCGCTGCCGGTGAGATGCTTGCCGTACCGACCGAGCATCGAGGAGAGCTCCTGGGGCAGGACGAACGTCGTCGATTCGCCCTGACCGATCGATTCGAGGGTCTCCATCCCCTTGTCGATCACCGCACGCTCGCCCATCGACTCGGCGGATTTCGCGCGCAGTACTGTGGAGACCGCATCACCCTGGGCTTCGAGGATCTGGCTCTGCTTTTCACCCTGCGCACGGATGATGTTCGACTGCTTTTCACCCTCCGCACTCTCGACCGCACTCCGGCGTTCACCCTGGGCTTCGAGGATCATCGCACGGCGACGTCGCTCGGCGGAGGTCTGCTGCTCCATCGCCTGCTGGACGTCCGCCGAGGGGTTCACTTCGCGGACTTCGACCGACTCGACTCGGACGCCCCACTCGTCGGTCGGCTCGTCGAGTTCCTTCCGGATGCGGCCGTTGATCTCCGAGCGCTTGCTCAGCGTGTCGTCCAAGTCCATGTCACCCAGGACCGCTCGCAGCGTGGTCTGGGCGAGATTCGAGACCGCGCGCTTGTAGTCGTCGACTTCGAGGAACGCCTTCTTCGCGTCCATCACCTTGATGTAGACGACCGCGTCCGCCGTCACGGGCGAGTTGTCGCGCGTGATGGCTTCCTGGCGCGGGACGTCGAGGGTCTGGGTCCGCATGTCGAACGGGTAGGTGTTGTTGACGAACGGCGGGACGAAGTTGATCCCGGGTTCGAGCAATTTCCGGTAGTCGCCGAGCACCGTGAGCGCACGTTTCTCGTAGGCGTTGACGATCTCCACCGCGCTGTAGACGGTGATGATCGCGACCGCCAGCACTAACAGTACCACGATCGCCGGGGCGAGCGTGAGCCCGGCCTGGAGCGGAACGAGTGTCATCCAGCTTGAGTTAGGAAGACGGGGACATAAGGGTTCGGTCGGGGAAAAACGATAGCCGGGACCGGCGGTGACGCCGATTCACGCGGTTTCGTGCTCGCGCTCGTCGTCGGGTTCCTCCTCGCGGCCCTGGGCGAGTTCGCGTTCGATGTCGCCCTCGATCGCCGAGAGCGACTCGACGGTGACGACGTTGCCGCCGCCGGGGTCGGTGACCATCACGGGTTCGCCTTCGGGGATCTCGCCGTCGAGAGCGCGCGCGGCATAGTAAGGATTGAATCCGCCACCGTCGAGTTTGACCTGGCCACCCGAGTGGGTCACGCGCTCGGTGACCCGGCCCGACTTCCCGCGGAGCGAGTCCGAGTCCGTGGTTTGGGCCATGTTCTTCCCGCCGTAGAAATCGAACTTTCGATAGGCGTACAGGGTCCCCGCACCGCTGGCAACCACGACCGCGGCGAGGATGGCTGCCAGTATCACGCCGCCGAGACCGAGAGCACCGAGCGCCACCCCGACCATGCCGGCGACCAGCAGCGCAACCCCCAGTACCACGAAGTGCGCACCAGGGGCGAGCGCCTCCAAGCCCATCAATCCGAGCCCGGCGACCACGAGCACCAGCGGAAGCTGGTTGAGGAGGAGGTCCGCCTGGAGCGGGATCGCACCAGCCGCGAACGCCAGTACCATAGTCGTGTGTTAGAGCGACGCGTGATTAACTGTTGGGTCCGACGTTCAGATCCCGAGGATCACGACCAGCGCGACCGCGACCCCGAGGCAGACGAACAGCGTGTTCTCGAGACTCGGGGAGCCGGGTTCG encodes:
- a CDS encoding winged helix-turn-helix transcriptional regulator; the protein is MAEREVDEQKRSTLRRFAALGAVGPFTHLASDNDNDARSGIAGYLAATPGAHFSKLRDDLDLGTGETQHHLRRLREETTIESRRDGDYRRYFPANEFDEFEQVALGYLRRETPRGMVRALLADPDATASGLASELGVSRPTVSKHAADLERAGLLSRADGYALVRPELLLTLLVRYADSFDAATVRFAGEADQLIRLDR
- a CDS encoding SPFH domain-containing protein, producing the protein MTLVPLQAGLTLAPAIVVLLVLAVAIITVYSAVEIVNAYEKRALTVLGDYRKLLEPGINFVPPFVNNTYPFDMRTQTLDVPRQEAITRDNSPVTADAVVYIKVMDAKKAFLEVDDYKRAVSNLAQTTLRAVLGDMDLDDTLSKRSEINGRIRKELDEPTDEWGVRVESVEVREVNPSADVQQAMEQQTSAERRRRAMILEAQGERRSAVESAEGEKQSNIIRAQGEKQSQILEAQGDAVSTVLRAKSAESMGERAVIDKGMETLESIGQGESTTFVLPQELSSMLGRYGKHLTGSDVREDGQDLDSLDFDEETRELIGLDDIDEIIGNIDEDAELDIEAMEQEAEAIKTGEATGDIQDPDQVIAEMDEPSGTTSDTGGTERPEGTETGSTEESEVESEPN
- a CDS encoding NfeD family protein: MVLAFAAGAIPLQADLLLNQLPLVLVVAGLGLMGLEALAPGAHFVVLGVALLVAGMVGVALGALGLGGVILAAILAAVVVASGAGTLYAYRKFDFYGGKNMAQTTDSDSLRGKSGRVTERVTHSGGQVKLDGGGFNPYYAARALDGEIPEGEPVMVTDPGGGNVVTVESLSAIEGDIERELAQGREEEPDDEREHETA